The nucleotide sequence TTGTCACAGTCCCTACCACCCTTTCATCTGTGCTCTTCACACGTTGCTTACCTGCCTGACTCCCGTAGACAAGTCAGTAACCCTTGATTTGGATTATCCCAATGGGCTCCCCATCCATGGAGCCTCCCACTATTAATCATTTGAAGGTACCAATAAATTAGTTTTGAAATGTTGCCCAAGAAAAGCACCCATTCCAGAATTATGTGTGCCTGAGTTTTTTTATAAGGCAACCCAGTCATGGGAAACCTAGGTGTAATACTTAAGCTGCTTAGCTACCATGGTTGCATACTGTCAATTAGTTTAGCAAAATTCCTCTTTGGTAAATGGAAGATAGAAAGCACTGTATACTAACTTGCTTACTTCCTCAAGGTTTTGCTTTTTTGCCATTACACCTTAATCATAGGAGGCGTTTCAAAATTTACAGTGTATGTTCCCAAGCATGAAACTCCTAATGCCCTTTGGTTGGTCTATTTCtcctactggttttttttttttaaagattttatttatttttttccccccaaagccccagtagatagttgtatgtcatagctgcacattcttctagttgctgtatgtgggacacggcctcagcatggccagagaagcggtgtgtcggtgcgcgcccgggatccgaaccccggggccgccagcagcagagcgcacgcatttaactgctaagccacggggccggccctctcctactggttctgatacaatttttaaaggagaaaatctcCTTCATGTGAAACTCAGTATAAGACAGTGTCATCATCAGTTTAAAATCCAGGGAAATACTTTTATCAGCCTGGCACATGTTTTTGCATTACAGCAGCACACTCGATCTGTTAAAACAAGAACTGCACACATTGTGCTTCATGTCTAGTTTTTCGAAATGATACTAGTCCTCTTCTGAATCAATTTCCTTTACTGTCTCATATTCCTTTGGTAAAAATTGTTCCAATCTGTCCCATTTTTTGAGCCAAATTTCTCAGCTTTTCTTTGAGATCCAAAATTTCCTATCAGGACTTGTTTTACATCCTAGTTCACAACAGTGTCTCAAAGTAAAACCAGGCTCATTACAGTTTGTATAACAAAAGTTTCCATGAACAGACAGGCAACCCTTGAAGCTGCAAGGGTCTGGGTTTGAAATTCCCTTGGAAAGGTTAAGCAATTACAAAAATGGCACATTATGAACAtttgttctaaaattttcatttgatgTCATAGGTTGattacatattttctttatccacttgttttttccttaaatcaTGTACTTACAATGGGCATGAAATTTTCTAGCTTAATCATCAATAGTTGTGGCTCTGAATACCTTCATTTTCCAGTGAACACCCttgaaaataattctaaaatctcTTGACTGCCTGTAAAATTTTTTATTCCTGAAATTAGTTTCTGGGTCCATAATACTATAATATATTCCTGCTACTTGCCTTCAGATGCTTTCAGTGGtatggcttatttttttttaatttttctaaacaaTTGCTAAATCTTCTAAACAGTTAAGTGTGTTTCCACAGTCCAATGGGTATTTTAACGTCCTACCTTTGAAACTGGTTATTTAAGCCCAAATTTTCAGTGTGAGAACATATTCTACTCAAAAGCTTCCATTAGTTTGGTAAGTAGAATACTAAATACTCACCTGAAATCTCTATCTTTGGAGCACCAGTTTGTTTTCCAGCTAGATTGTGGGAGGCAGAGTCCCTGCAATGTTCTCAGCAAATCTCCATTCTTCTCTGTAATTCTAAACAATGCAGCAAAGGAATGTCCAGGTCTGAAAGGTTAAGTAGACTTTTTCTCAGACTCCCATTTACATTTATCATCAAGTTAAAAACATATCCATGAATATTTTTTGAAGACTTGATCAAGAGCAATGTTTTCAAGAAGGTAGAGCTGGATTGTGGGCAGGAGTTATGCCTAATTTATCTTTCTCCACCCCCATGCTCCCACCCCCCCACTGGAGTCTAGCTCAGGAATACTTGAGTATCTTCTTGGCTTTATCATTAAAGAACATTTAAGAAGTGAGTGATCGTATTTTGCATATGGCATAGCAGAAGGTGAGATGAACAAAACTGATGAAGAGACAGGCCTATAAAAGCCAAGCATTCCATGGAACAAACAAAACTATAGAAGGTATTAGTACTGTGGGGGTGGTCaaaaattcattctttcaacaaataagttggactggcctggtggtgtagtggttaagttcacacactgtgcttcggcggcctggggttcacgggtttggatcctgggcacggacctacacactgctcatcaagccatgctgtggcggcatcccacgtaaaaaatagaggaagactggcacagttagctcagggacagtcttcctcaagcaaaaagaggaagattggcaacggatgttagctcagggccaatcatcctcaccaaaaaaaataaaataaataataaactaaacattaaaaaaaaaactataataagaaaacaaaaaaagcaaaaaaacaaataagtgcTTCTGTATGCCAAGCACTGAGATAGGAACCTTGGGGTCATGGAGGAAGCACCTCCTTACATACAAACCCAAACAAgttaaggttttgttttgtttgtttgtttttgctgaggaagattcaccctgagctaacatctgtgccaatcttcctctgttttgtatgtgggtcgccaccacagcctggctgatgagtggtgtaagtctgcgcccaggatccaaaccttcgaacccaggctgccgtaGCAGAGCAtgacagacttaaccactacaccacgtggCTGGCCCCTAAgttaaggttttattttttatttatttattttttttttaatttttatttatttattgttccctcccaaagccccagtagatagttgtatgtcatagttgcacagccttctagttgctgtatgtgggacgtggcctcagcatggccagagaagcgatgtgtcggtgcgcacccgggatccaaacctgggccgccagcagcggagcgcgtgcacttaaccgctaagccatggggccggccctaagttaAGGTTTTAAAGAGGATTGTGTACTACTTCTCAGCGATAAAAAGATGAACTAAAAAAATGAATTGTTGATACTAGCAACAACATGTATGAATCTTAAAATtaactatgctgagtgaaagaagccagacaaaaaaaagagtacatcTTTATTtgattgcatttatataaaattctagaaagtgcaaactaatctatagtgacagaaagcagatcagaggTTGGGAGGGGCCAGAGAGAGGAATTACAAGGGGCACAAGTAAACACTTAAGGGATGATGCATATGTTCCCTATCTTGGTGAACTatctgtggtgatggtttcacagatgtCAAAACTTAATGAACTTTAAACTGAACACTTTAATTTAAACAAACGCTTTAAATATTGTATGCCAAaagacctcaataaagctgttttttaaaaagtctggaacagagagagagagggaggtagggaaggaaagagagaaagaacgaTTTCTAGGGCTTCTCTTGCAGTTCTTTCTTGCTCAAGGACACCAGATGGTGTCTGATTGTAGGATCCTTTTTCAGTATTTTGCTGCAGTTTTAACTGCCAGGATGGTCTATAGGCTCAACTTTCTAGTCTTATGTAGAACTGGCCAATGAAGTCTTTCACTTCAGCTGGTCCAGTCTCCTCTTGGACCCAGAATGCAGCTTGGACTCCTTGTCTCTGCTTCACTTGCTGGGATGTTTCCTCCCTTCTAAATGATccaaattttctctcctttcatgcCCAGCTAAGATAAGATTTATTTCACAGTCTTTGCTATCCATTCCTGCAGAAAGAGTTCTGTACCTAGTATTTATAACCTAAACTGCTCTTTTGCCACCTGGTATTATTTGCTTTTCATGTGCATGTCTTACCTTCTCAACTACATTGTGAACTTCTTCAGGGCAGGGACTGGGTCATCTTTATCTTTGTGTCTCTTCCAAGACATTtaataagtgcttaataagtgtcaattttaaaacacctcaCTTTGATAGTCTTTCCAAAGCACCTTCTCagccattatctcatttgatcattACATCAACACTATGAGATTGGAGGAGCTAGAAATATGTTATTTCCTCCTTTTGATAGATAAGGAACCtgaagcccaaggtcacacagtttgtCAGAGACAGATTGAACATATAATTGCATATGAATGTTTGATCCAATTCAAGGCTTCCCATGGCTCTCCTCTCCTACCTGAAGGCCTCTGCACGCTTCACCTCTTCATCCCCCAAGTACTTTAGAGCTGCTTAGCCAAAGCTTTGTAGTACCATATTAGAAAATTTGACAAATAGGAGACAGGAAATTTCAGTAGATTTCTGATCAGCTCTGAGTCACCAAGGCATGCTTGCTATTTTGTTCCAAGTGCCGTTTGTTAGGGACATTATGCCTGATATTTAATGATGCTGCAATACAGAGCTGAGGAAgcataaatgatttttaaaagccttAGAAAATGACAGCACTTTAATATTAAGCATGAAAGGTGGCAGCTGACAAGATGACCAGGGATATAAAATTTCTGCACTAGATCACACCATTCCCCCATGTACTGCTAGAAGAATTCTCTAGTTAGTACTAAAAGAAAAGGTTAAACTCTCTGCCACTCAGCATACCTAGACCCTGAGATTCCTACCTCACAATCCCAGACTATCAGCTTCTTCTCTGATGCAAGAGATTTGATAAACCTTGGTGCAATTTACTTAGcatcaaatattatttttgaaataattcaaCTAATGACTAGATTCCAGTTAACttgcgggtgggggtggggtctaAGACAGAGAGAGGTGGGGGGACCCCCTTGACAGGAGCAATGACCTTTGTTAAAAGTCTATAGCCAGCCTGAGATCAATCTCAGGGAGGAAGCAGGGAATTGTTCCCCTCCTCCCATCactgtcttctctccctccctcctcctgctgggATCCCCCACTGGCTGAAACCAGTCAGGGAATATGGGAACCCTGAAGTCCTTACAGGTGGTCCTTACTGTCTACATATGGTGTTGAAGAGCAGAATGTGGATCTGGGGGGCAAATGGAAGACATCCAGCTCACTGGTCTGGGTATGGGCAAGTGACCCAGTCTGGCCAGTGAGACACGTGAGAAAGTCTGCTGGGTGCTTCTGGGGAAGATTTTCTTCCTTGACTGTTATCGGAAGAAGGCTCTTCCCCTTCCCACTTGGAATGGTGTTGAGAGGATGCACTTCTTGGACTTCTGCAGCTACCTAGTGACCATGAGGAGAATGCAAAGAACCCTGACACCTTGTACTGAATGCGGAGCTACTAAAAAGCCTTGGGACCTCCAGCTCCAGACTTCTCGCAAACAATACATGTCCATacagttttaaaaaacagaaagaggggctgaccagtggcttagcggttaagtgcgcatgctccgctgctggtggcccacaccagatcccaggcgcgcactgatgcacggcttctctggccatgctgaggccgcgtcccacatacagcaactagaaagatgtgcagctatgacatactactgtctgctagggctttggggggggggggttgtgAGGGCTACTGGGTCAGGTTCAGACTCTCTGAGCCGCGACCTTGAACAGGTCACTTAAGCTCTTTGCGCCTTAGCTTTCcgctctgtaaaatgggtacgaCAGTGACTTCCTCATAGGGCGCGGTAAGAACTAAATGAAGCGAGGCAAGGCAAGCAAAACACTCGGGCACAGTGCCTGACTCATGCAGGCCTTCAATAGTTGTTAGCAATTACTACCATTTTCTCAACATTTGCCCTCAACAGGGGAGGTACCCAGGAGAGGGGCAAATAAGTGTTCCTCAGACCACTCCTTTTCCCAGCCGGGTCTCCACAACCCGGAGCCGCCGGCCGTTGGCGTCTAAAGGCGCGCGCCCGGCGAGGGGCGGGGCCTTCCGTTCCCGCCTCTAGCGTGGCCACGCCCCCTCGCCCTCCCACGAGGCCTTTGGTGCtccttttcccctttcctttctccGACGGTCCTCCCGGGCCttgcttcccccagcccctgcaccCGGCCCGAGTGAGAGGTTCCGGAGCCGGGGCCGGCGGGTCCCGGGTGTTGACACTCCGCAGTGCCCCGGGAGCTTCAGCTGCCCTCGGGTGTGCAGGTTTGCTTCAGAGGGTCGGCGGGCGGCGCTACGGGGAGGAGGGGCGCTGGGAGGGTCAATCCGGCCAGCCCCCGGTCTCCGGCCGCTGAGGCCGCCCTGCCCTTGGGAATCCTTGGCTGCCCAGACGGAAGGGAAGTAGGCGCCGGAGAGCCCGCTCCGCATTTTGATTCATCTGGGGCCCTGTAAGGGTCACATCTTGTGAAAATACCTGTAAAATCAATTTAACGTTCAGTGCAGCGTGTAAAGACAGCTCTAAGAATTTAAAAGACGCCTGAGTCAGAACATTTAAATGCTTGGGTCCCTGTAGCAGCATTTTAACATGTCTGCGTGCAGAGGGTGGAGAATCGAGCCTGATTGCCGCCACCTTCCACGCCCTGTAACATTTTAAAAGGGTAAAGGAAAGCACCCTAGAAAAACCCAAGTGGGCAGTTCTCCCTGCCAGGGAAGAACAGCTGACTTTTTTGAAATTTGGGGTGCTCCTCATTTCTGTGTGCGAAATTTGCCTGCAGAACTTTTATTTGCGGTCTTAGATCAACGATAGACAGAATTGCTAAAACACTGAGCTCAACTAAGTAGTGGCTTTTGTTGACAAGTCGATTGTGTTATTAATTCTTAATGTCTCATCCAAGGCAGGAATCGTTATCTCAGTTTTGCAggtggaaaagagtttggcacaAAAAAGCATTTCCCTTCAATTCACACAGAAGCAACGGCTGAGCTGCAAATTAAGTCCTAGCATTCTGACTCCTCAGCTGCGTCCCCCTCTAGACCAGGTTACAAAACAAATGAGTAGTTACTTTGATGTTACTCATAAAACGAGGGAGTAAACCAAATGTTCTGTGAACATGAAGTGTTAAATCATAACCCTCTGTGTTCTGCTTTGGGAGGCTCCGCTGACCTTTGGAGTTGATACCCTGCAGAGAGGAGGGggtggagcaaaaaaaaaaaaagaacaataatgtCAAGGGAAAAATTTTGTCTCGAGAGTCCAAACTGTGCCCACCTTTACCGCCCCCTTTGTGTTGATGTCATTCTTTGCAGTGTACTCCATGTTCTGGCAAAATGCTGAGGGCTcacatcccagcctcagccacgTTGAACTACACCTTTGCGTTCCTCTTTTGGCACTGACCTTCCTGTCAGTCTTCTTGTCATGCTCTTTCCTCCAGGTGCTCTTTACTAAAGCTGTGATGTGAAAACCAGTTGTTGTTCAAGTGTGGAATGATTTGTCACTCCTGAAGGATGTTTCTAGAGTTAATGATCAAAAACTACCAACAGATCTTAGATGAAAGGacaagttaaagaagccagaaacTGTTGGGGAATTTGATAGCTGagttatttggggaaaaaagcagactttgatttttttttccctttccccagTTCACTCATAACTGGAAAGCAGCAGCTCAGTTCTAACTTAGATGTAAtggttgggggagggaggcatCCTCCTTTTTAGTGAATTGGAAAGTTTTCTTTCCTAAGGGTGCACCTTTTTAGACAGCTTGGAACAAGTAGAAACACTTATGTGCTTAGAATGCAAAATGTTATGCCACTTATAAGTCTGTCCCTAAAACTTATATAAGAGCTTGGGACCCAGGATGTGTGATATTGTCCTTCCCTGTAAGAGGCATCCCTGATTCCTCAGCACGTAGGCAACAGAAATTCCAACCCAAGGTATTTTTCTCTGGAGCGGCCAGCCAAtttattcattgttttgtttctttcactcagGTCCACAGATAAGAATCCTGAGAAACTCAGATGGCATCCGGGGATTTCTGCTCACCTGGAGAAGGGATGGAAATACTCCAGCAAGGTAAGGGTAGCCATTTGCAAGAGGTTTGATGACTTATCCAGAGAAGTCTTATCCAGGTTCTTGCCTTCTATAATAAAAAGGATTTATAATGTTCACCAGTATAGTTTCTCTCACAGAAGCCTAGGTTTCTGGGGAAACTAGAGTATATGAAGATTCTTAAACACTCTCTTCTTGGAAAACAGATTACATTGATTTCTGTTCAGTACCTGCTTGGGCATTAGATTAAAAATTCAAGATGCTCCCATGCTGTGTCAGCAAGCATATCCTGAAGATAACGGTGGCCAGCAAACACTTTGacggcttccttccttcctgtgtcTTGAATTTTCTCATATCTTGTTCTCCAAAATCTCAGATCCTTCCTTATCTTGAATTCTTTTCATATCTCAAATCCTTTCTATATCTTGACTCCTTCAAGAACTTGAATCTTCTATATTTTGATCATTTCCATATTGATCCTTCAATGCcttagaggaaaaaagaagaggttTCTTATTTTCTAAGAGGACTGTGGGTATGGTGGTCCAAAGAATGAAAATTTGAGTGTTTGGTAAGTAGGAGTAAAACAGAAGACCCCAGCAGAAAGCATGTGGGAAAAGAGATGGAAAGCAAGCCCCTTGAGCATATGGAATAACCAGAGAATCCCAGTTTCTTGCACTTTTTCTCATGCATGTGCTGTTCTGCATCCACATGGGTTACTCAACTCTATTTACAATAAGGAGAATTTGGTTAGTTAAATTTTTTGCTTACTCCTAAGACTATACCTTCTCGCAGTGTTGCTTATGCGACTAGAGATCACATCCAAAGTTGGAACTTTacatgtgggtttttttccccttcctcaaGAACTCTAGTTATTCTGTGTGAATGAGGCATTTTGGGTCCTGTGGTGACCCCTACTAATGGGTCCCTTATTGATTGTATTTGTCTAATATTTTCCAACTGCATTTCCATTTTCTAAGATCTTAGTTTTATTACAGGCTCATTCTCTAATTCTTGATTAATCTCCTTGTATATAATAAAAGCTTGTTACTTTGAGTATTGCCTCTAgtttatttgtggatttttttttttatttttgtgaggaagattagccctgagctaacatttgtggccaatcctcctctttttgctgaggaagactggtcctgggctaacatctgtgcccatctcccttcactttatatgggccaccaccacagcatggcttgacaagcggtgcgtcggtgcggtgtgtgccagggatctgaaccccgccccggggctgccacagcagagtgcgtgcacttaaccgctacgccaccaggccagctgctgtggatttttttttcttttttaatttcattagatTTAGAAAACTTCTCTACCAAAAACCTAGgagtttttttggaagtgagtaTTAAGCTAAGAGTTATGCTCAATTATATAAAGTAAGAGTCCATACCTTCTTTGCTTTTTTGTCCCTATGGGGGACATTCCATTAAGTGTGCAGCAAACAGCTTCCTCCTTGTAACCTGAGTGAAGAGGACCTATTACAGAACCTGCACTTCAGCAAACTGCTGCTGACTCTCTCACAGCACGTAGACGAGAGTGGCTTAAGCCTCACCCTGGCAAAGGAGCAGGTTCAGGTAAGAGCCCTGGGAGAAGGGATGATAGGAAGAAGGAAAAGTCTTCTAAGGGAGAGGTTCCCACCTGGGATTCTTTGGGTTTTCTAGGCATGGAAGGAAGTTCGACTGCATAAGACAACATGGTTGAGGTCTGAGATTTTACAGAGAGTCATTCAAGAGCTGCTTGTCGACTACTATGTGAAGACACAAGACACAAATTTAACTTCTGAGGACAAAAAGGTGAGACAGGAGCGATGAAGTAGGGGTTGGTTATCAGCTATAGGAATGACCAGGCCAACTATGGCTTCATCTGATTATATGATCTGGGGGAAAGAGGAGCTTTGAATAATGGTTATCAAAAAAGAAATGGACTATAGTTATGGGGGAAGAGGTGGGCGTGTTGTCAGGGTTTTGAAAAGAAAGATTGACAGGAGAAGGCACTAGCAGCTGAGAAGTTATCTGACATGGGTCAGCAGCTGAGAAGGGTCTCTGACATGTTTGAGGACTATGAAAATATGTGAAGAACTGGTTTGtgaggatggaggaggggagTGGGAGAGGTTTTATAGTaacctctttttgtttttattctctctctcagttTCATGAGACCCTTGAACAGCAGCTACTTGTGACTGAACTGACACAGCTCTTAGGTCCTAGCCAGGAGAGGGAGATGCCTCCACTGCTCGGGCTGGAGAAAGCGGACCTTCTGGAGCTCATGCCACCCTcagaggttgggggtgggcagaTATTGGGACCAAAGAAACAAAATGGGTTAATTTCtccaatatatttaaatatttttttgttaagctttattgtttttttaaaaatgatacacattcataaataagaaaaacaggggccggcccggttaaGTTAgcatactctgctttggtggcctggggtttgtgtgttcggatcccgggcacagacctacgcaccactcgtcaggccatgccgtggcagcgtcccacatacaaaatagaggaagataggcacagatgttcgctcagggccaatcttcttcccccactccccaaaaaaagaaaaacattacacagaagaaagtaaaagCTGAAATACTACATCTagaaataatacagtattattatatGCAGCTCGACATAAATGGTATTCTACCCTCCATGCTTGTGTAGAGAGTATAATCTGTTttcacttcatatattttggacttttttttcaagtcaataaaaaatgtaaataagacGATACCTCCTAAAGCACTCTTAGCACAGTGTCCAGGCACATGGTTAGTGCTCAGTGTCCGTATTATATCAGCAGTTTCAAGCACTCATAAGATTCCGTTGTGTGGATGTAGCATAATTTGCTTAACCTAATTGATGGATATCAATttaaggttgtttccacatttttgcTCTTAGAAACCACACTGATATGAACATGCTAGTTCATATTTCCCGAGTATTCGTGCTCAAAGTGGCATCACTGGGTCACGGAATATACACATAGAACATACTGGTACATCCTGCAAAACTGCTCTCCAGAAGGGCCTTCCCAGTGCCCTGATTCTCCACCTTTTCATCAACATGGGATCTTGACAGTCATTTTATTCTTTGCTAATTTAATAGGGTAAAAGTGGATGCTGTCTCTTGAGgcattttctttggttatcacTGAGATTGTTGTCATCAAGTATTCATTGGCTGGATCTTCCTAGTTCCAGCAGTCTGCATCTCTCTTTTTGCTTCTGTGGCTGTAGGATTTTGTGCGGATGAGAGCTCGGCTTCCGCTAGAGGTAGAGGAGCAGCTCAAGAAGAAATGTTTCACTCTGCTCTGCTACCATGATCCCAGTTCAGGTGAGTGCTGGCTCTCCGTGCTCTGTTCACAGCTGGCCTTCAGGGCTCCTGGTCTGCTGTTTTGAGAATAATGTATTTGGATTTTAGATTTGGGACAGAAGCTAGGAAGCATTAGAAATGCTTACATGTTTGTTTCCTTGATGGTAGAATAAAAGCAAGGAATTTTGTAAggacttcttttactcagcaaGGTGCCAAGCAGGAGTGTCCTCTGGCTGCAGGGAGGGATGAGTTCATTCTTCTCAGGAGAATCAGAATGGAATAGGGAAGAAAGTTCAGGCTAATAGGTGTTCCCCTTGTCTTTATATCTATGAGTTAAGAATTAagggccaggggccggccccgtggcctagtggttaagtttggtgtgctctgcttcggcggcctgggtttgattcccaggcatggacctacaccactcgtcagtggccatgttgtgacagcaacccacatacaaaatagaggaagaatggcacagatgttagctcagggtgaatcttccttggcaaaaaaataaacaaataaatacatttgggaaaaaaaagaattagggcCAAATCTGGAATTAAAGGTAAGAGTGAAAAGAACTTAATTATGAGAACTGGGCCACTTTTAACAGGACATCAAAAGAAAACCTGGAAGGAGACAGAATTCGTAGGGCTAGGTGTAGGATAGGGGCACTGAAAAATGGCCTTAGAAGGGAGCAGCAATTAGGGTTTTCCTGTCCAGTCCTCTGTCTCTTTGCCCAGATTCGGACAGTGAAACCCTGAAGGCAGCAAAGGTGTGGAAACTGGCCGAGGTCCTGGTGGGTGAGAAGCAGCAGTGCCAGGACCTGAAGAGCCACCAGAAGGAGCAGACGGTGCTGCTGGAGAAGAAGAGCGCCACCTACTCCCAGGTTTGTCAGGGCAGCGGGCTAGTCTCCTGTCTCTTTTACCCTGACCCCAGGGGCACCTTTGGGAAAGCCCAGGATTTCTGAtctgccttgttttttttttgtgaggaagatcagccctgagctaacatccatgctaatcctcctctttccgctgaggaagaccggctctgagctaacatctattgccaatcctcctccttttttttttgcccccaaagccccagtagatagttgcacgtcatagttgcacatccttctagttgctgtatgtgtggacgcggcctcagcatggccggagaagcggtgcgttggtgcgcgcccggcatccgaacccgggccgccagtagccgagcgcacgcacttaactgcgccacggggctggcctctgaTCTGCCTTGTTTTGTACTGCCTTTTGTTTACaccctcttcctcctgcctcttgGGGGCTCAGGTGCTTCTCCGCTGC is from Diceros bicornis minor isolate mBicDic1 chromosome 5, mDicBic1.mat.cur, whole genome shotgun sequence and encodes:
- the HAUS4 gene encoding HAUS augmin-like complex subunit 4, which codes for MASGDFCSPGEGMEILQQVCSKQLPPCNLSEEDLLQNLHFSKLLLTLSQHVDESGLSLTLAKEQVQAWKEVRLHKTTWLRSEILQRVIQELLVDYYVKTQDTNLTSEDKKFHETLEQQLLVTELTQLLGPSQEREMPPLLGLEKADLLELMPPSEDFVRMRARLPLEVEEQLKKKCFTLLCYHDPSSDSDSETLKAAKVWKLAEVLVGEKQQCQDLKSHQKEQTVLLEKKSATYSQVLLRCLALLQRLLQEHRLKTQSELDRINAQYLEIKCTAMILKLRMEELKILSDTYTAEKVEVHRLIRDRLEGAIRLQEQDMEKSRQVLNTYEVLGEEFDRLVKEYTQLKQATENKRWALQEFNKAYR